The Halogeometricum rufum genome has a segment encoding these proteins:
- the idi gene encoding isopentenyl-diphosphate Delta-isomerase, with protein sequence MSTDEGGSSAADAESELHKNAAQDVIAVDADDNETGLVNRLEAHTGHGTRHRAFTCLVFDEEGRLLLAQRAPNKRLWDTHWDGTVASHPVQGQSQEEATEQRLEEELGITPDQYGDLRVTDRFEYKRYYENAGLEWEVCAVLKVTLEDTTLNPDEDEIAGLLWVDYEHLHEHPQWYRQLRLCPWFEIAMRRDFEDGE encoded by the coding sequence ATGAGTACGGACGAGGGCGGGAGTTCCGCCGCCGACGCGGAGAGCGAACTCCACAAGAACGCCGCGCAGGACGTCATCGCCGTCGACGCCGACGACAACGAGACGGGACTGGTCAACCGACTGGAGGCCCACACCGGTCACGGGACGCGCCACCGCGCGTTCACCTGTCTCGTCTTCGACGAGGAGGGGCGTCTGCTCCTCGCCCAACGCGCGCCCAACAAGCGCCTGTGGGACACCCACTGGGACGGCACCGTCGCCTCCCACCCCGTGCAGGGGCAGAGTCAGGAGGAGGCGACGGAACAGCGACTCGAAGAGGAACTGGGCATCACGCCCGACCAGTACGGCGACCTGCGGGTCACCGACCGGTTCGAGTACAAGCGCTACTACGAGAACGCCGGTCTGGAGTGGGAGGTCTGTGCCGTCCTGAAGGTGACGCTCGAGGACACGACGCTGAACCCCGACGAGGATGAGATAGCGGGCCTGCTGTGGGTCGACTACGAACATCTCCACGAACACCCGCAGTGGTACCGCCAACTGCGCCTGTGCCCGTGGTTCGAGATAGCGATGCGCCGTGACTTCGAGGACGGAGAGTAG
- a CDS encoding desampylase, translating into MTSRTESSLVLERGVAESILDHAREGAATTPPEEVCGVLGGRRADRGDGAFDGDAAETDTVTAAEPVPNVAGDPRREYELDPAGTVATIDRLESTGLDVVGFYHSHPESDPVPSRTDERRATWPGYVYLLCNPDGRLNAYRWTGETFDRLSLTRAD; encoded by the coding sequence GTGACTTCGAGGACGGAGAGTAGTCTCGTCCTCGAACGGGGCGTCGCCGAGTCGATTCTCGACCACGCCCGCGAGGGCGCGGCGACCACGCCCCCCGAGGAAGTCTGCGGCGTCCTCGGCGGCCGTCGCGCCGACCGGGGGGACGGCGCGTTCGATGGCGACGCCGCGGAGACGGACACCGTGACCGCGGCCGAACCGGTTCCCAACGTCGCCGGCGACCCCCGGCGCGAGTACGAACTCGACCCCGCGGGAACCGTCGCGACCATCGACCGCCTCGAATCGACGGGACTGGACGTGGTCGGCTTCTACCACAGTCACCCCGAGAGCGACCCGGTTCCGAGTCGAACGGACGAGCGACGGGCGACGTGGCCGGGGTACGTCTACCTCCTCTGCAACCCGGACGGTCGACTGAACGCCTACCGCTGGACGGGCGAGACGTTCGACCGCCTGTCCCTGACTCGGGCCGACTGA